The sequence CAGTTTTTTGTGTTCAGTAGTAAAACGGGAGACCCTCCAGTGGGCTATACCAGTGATCCAGCCTGGCTCTGAGCGGGCACCATGACGGGCACAGCACCCATACGGGCCAGGGTGGCGGAGCTGATGGGCGAGGTGAGAGGGCGCGGTACCTGGGGCTGGGCCCCCTCAGTCTTGTCGGGGTCTGTGACCTTGTGGCCAGGTGGGGAATGGGATCCAGGTGGGGAATGAAGTGGGGCACCGTTAGAACTGGAGGATCTGCTGTGTCCATAGTGAGGCATGCTACTGATGCTGGGGGGTCGGCTGTGGTTGGAACTGGGAGGTTGGCTGTACCTGTGTGGAGAGGGGGCGCCGATATTGTTAGAACTTGGGGGTCGACTGTGCCCCTGGGGGGAGGGGGCACCAATGTTGTTAGAACTATGGGGTCTGCTGTACCCATGTGGAGAGGTGACaccaacatggttaaaactgtgTGGTTGACTGAACCCATGGGGAGGAGTGTCAACAATGATACTAGTGCTGAGGAGCCGGGTGTGGCCAGGGGGTGGAGTCCCACTGATGTGGTTAGAACTGGGGGGTCGACTGTGCCCTTGTGGATAGGTGGCATCAATGTTGTTAGCAACACAGAGGGGTCTGGTGTGCCTGGGTGGAAGTGTGCCACTGATGTACCCTGGGAGGCCCTGCAGGGGGTTGAGCTCTCCAGGCCGAAGGCGGTAGGCGTTGAGCACAGAGCCTGTGTCAGAGGCCGGTGCAGTGGGGTAGGGGAAGTTTTTGAGCTGCTGGGGGTCTCCCGGATGGGGGCTCGTGGCTATGGATGACAGCGTGCCATTTTTGGAGATGATGTCTGAGCCTGTGCCACTCTTTGCCCAGGAAACACGCTTGGGTGCCTGGGCATCCTCCCTGTGATGGATAGACAGAGAGCCAATGAGAAAACACCAACCAAGATCATATCACATGCTACACACATCCTCCAACCATCAACCTGCAGAAATGGAATTAGAACACCTGCATTGTCCATGGTAGAGTCCTAGTAGTTGTACATCCCGTGGTGTTTAACAACTGCACCTGATTTTCcgataacacacacaaacacagaaaaaATCTCACTTGATATCATTGGCTATCTCCTCCTCTTCGTGGTCTCTCCTCCTCAGCATGAAGATGAGGAAGAGTATGATGGCTACCAGTCCCATGATGGACcccagagtagcagcagcaatcGCTCCAGAATTAGAGGCTGTGGAAGAGGACACACAGAGATGCTTCAAACAGGAAACATTAGCAGTCTGTATGTACTAATATGAGAATGTGTGTGTTACTTTGCTACACGTACAGGTGAAGACCTCCAGGTTGATAGAGCAAGTGTCAGAACCGGCAGTGTTGCTAGCTCGGCACACATATTTCCCTGACATGCTCTTAGTGAGGTTACTCAACCTGAGGGTACCTTGCCTCTCATCTGAAAGAGAAAGACAGTGTTACACAACACACTCTTGCCTCTACAGTACATGAATATGTTGATGATGTACAGTGCACAGAACGTTATACACATTTCAAACACACTCTCAATCTACAGTAATGTAGACAGTTACACTAGGTAACACAAGGGTAGCTACAATATGTATACAAACATAATTAGACCACACACTCTACCAAGTACAATACTCTCTTGGTTCCGAAGCTATAAGTATTGAGGGGTTTCCTGGTCCTAGGGAgtgacatcccactgggcacagacgtcaattccaCATTGGATCAACGTAATTTcactgaaatgacatggaaacaatgttgagtCAACCAGTATGTGCCCAGTGTTCTTTATACCAGTACAGATCCTCTTTGATGATATCACTCTTTTCTGTCCCGGGGATAAATAATGTGGTTATATGGAGAGACCTCACTAGCAAATGGTTAAACACCAGACAAAGAATCTCCACAATGATGAATCAGAAGAAACTGTGGCTTTTCACAGCTGGACTCAGTTTACATAATCCTAGTTGCTTTGGTCCACTTGTCATAGCTGGCATGGGGATGCTCTATTGTAAATATGTAACACTGGGGATACTAGAGAATAATAAACATATGTGGGGCAGGTCTTATCAAGCAAATCCTCTCAAAATCAGATTGGAAATGTCACAAGAGAATATTTTCATCAGATGtgtttccaaatcaaatcaaattgtatttgccaCACACGTCATAAAAAACAGGtgaagactaacagtgaaatgcttacttacgggccctttccaacaatgcagagagaaaaatagaaaaataatagaaaGATAATACACAAGGAATAAATGCACAACGATAATTACAGCgccttacaaaagtattcacccccccttggcttttttcctattttgttgcattgcaacctgtaatttaaatagatttttatttggatttcatgtaatggacatacacaaaatagtcaaaattggtgaagtgaaaaaaataacttgtttaaaattTTTTGAAACAATAAGCTACGGAAAAGTGGTGGGtgaatatgtattcacccctttgctatgaagcccctaaataagatctggtgcaaccaataccttcagaagtcacatgtTTATTTATataaagttcacctgtgtgcaatctaagtgtcacatgatctcagtatatatacaccggttctgaaaggccccagagtctgcaacaccaccaagcaagcggcaccatgaagactaaggagctctccaaacagttcagggacaaagttgtggagaagtacagatcatggTTGGGTTATAaacaaatatcagaaactttgaacatcccacggagcacaattaattccattattaaaaaatggaaagaatatggcaccacaacaaacctgccaagagagggccgcccaccaaaactcacggaccaggcaaggagggcattattcagaaaggcaacaaagagaccaaagataacactgaaggagctgcaaagctccacagcggagattggagtatctgtccataggaccactttaagccgtacaatcTACAGAgatgggctttacagaagagtggccagaaaaaagccattgcttaaagaaaaaaataggccaacacgtttggtgttcgccaaaaggcatgtgggagactccccaaacatttttttttttttttttttcccccccacctttatttaactaggcaagtcagttaagaacaaattcttattttcaatgacggcctaggaacagtgggttaactgcctgttcaggggcagaacgacagatttgtaccttgtcagctcggggatttgaacttgcaacctttcggttactagtccaacgctctaaccactaggctactccccaaacatatggaagaaggtactttttctactgtattattgactgtatgtttgttttactccatgtgtaactctgtgttgttgtatgtgtcgaactgctttgctttatattggccaggtcgcaattgtaaatgagaacttgttctcaacttgcctacctggttaaataaaggtgaaaaaaaaaaaaaaaaaaaaaagatgagactaaaattgagctttttgtccatcaaggaaaacgctatgtctggtgcaaacccaacacctctcatcaccccaagaacacccaagaatagttatgcacgctcaagttgtcAGTTttcttgtcttatttcttgttttgttttttacaataaataatatttagcattttcaaagtggtaggcatgttgtgtaaatcaaatgatacaaacccccccaaaaaatctactttaattccaggttgtaaggcaagaaaataggaaaaatgccaaggggggtgaatacgtTCGCAAGCCACtttatatacatggggtaccagtactgagtcgatgtgcagggaggGGTATGACGTAATTgacgtagatatgtacatataggtaggggtaaagttactaggcaacaggatagataataagcagtagcagcagaatatgtgatgagtcaaaagagttagtgcaaagggGGGTCAatgctatttggttaactatttagcagtcttatggcttgggggttgaagctgttcagtgtcctgttggttccagacttggtgcatcggtaccacttgctgtgcggtagcagagagaacagtctatgacttgagaAGCTGGAGCCTCCACCCATATATACCAATATAAAGAATCAAGAGGGAAAACAAATGGATATATCTTCATCATATGTCCTGATGCATATCATAAATGGTGTATCAAAGCAACCCAGTAACTCAACCAGCGCCGCTCAAGTAGAGAAGCTAAAGTTCACAATAGGATATCAGTACCTTTACTAATAACCAGACTAGAAAATCCTATAAATAAACTATTGCATACAATGTCCTCTGTCCTAAATTGTCATTGTGACAAACAGCTGTTTGTCCCTTTCCCAAAGTATAGGAGTGAACTGCTGGCTGGGATTCTTGTTTGATAAACTCAGCATGCACCATCTGTTGTTCTCTCTGGGAGGGTGGGGGAAAATAATTACGCACGCAAAGCACACAGACTACACAACGCAACGGTGCTACTACTtcaaactgccttcattttgctggaccccgggaagagtagctgctgccaacccTTACCCATTCATCcataataaacaatacaaatacatACTTTCATTTCAGAGTAAACAAAGCCTCTTGGGGAGATATCATTTGCGTCAATGAGGATTCAACACAACTATACTAAGTACATGGCCTGACAGTGATTTCTGTGCCAGATGGACGTGCCTGTAGGTGTGTTCAATAGGCACCTGCCATTAGTAACTCTGACGAGAGGAACCAGACGGAATTGCTACAGATTAACGACAGATCAGCTCATTCAGATTCTTGGCAGATTCTCAAAATGTCACTGCAATCAAGATCCAAAGACAGACCTGTAGGTGATCTGATATCACCAATCTCTATATACCAAGAATGTATTGTACTGATAAAAAATACACTGAAATCAAACTAGGAAATAACTACAGTAATACTGACTACAGTACTAACTACAGTAGCAAGTGACTATCACCAACATTTCTACAGGCAAGATCTAAGAACACTGACAGTATTTGTGCCAACTGTTAATTGTGCACCTTCATGTTTCATACACATTCAGAATGTTAAGACACAATCTTAGTCTACGTACAAGACAAAAAGGAAACACTTATTCTGGATTCAATCCAAACTCAATGATCTCAGCAAATGCAGCAGAGTGCACCTTGCAATCATAGTTTGATTGAATCATTGAATGTATATCATTCGATGCAATGGACCAATGACAGCCATTGTGGGAAAGTTGAGGCTTTCACTTTATCTATGGCCTTAATATGTAGCCTACCTTTACCTTCACTACTTGACTTTATTGTTGCCTTTACAGTCATTTACCATTTATTTTATATTAGCATATTAATTACTGTGGATTTTCATACTTTTACATTGTATTATTTGAGCATGTTATGAACAGGTTAACCTACAGTTCAGTGGTTGCTATGTTCTAAAGTAGTTTCATTTTCAGGCCATGGCCAGATGGCTAAGGACCAAAGGGTGGTATCAGTTGATCCATACCAAAGGAAAAATGTTCTATCACGCAAGCCTAACCAGCCTGGTCAAAGACATGTAATCTCAGATCGACTGAGCTCATAAGGGCAATGCAGATGTATACAAGGCAAAGTCATTGGTGAGGATTAACACAGACATGCTTTTGGATGAATAACATATTAAATTCTTCTAAAGGTTCAACtttacagctgtgtctgtccagtggggggcagttttttttttacatggggaTGGGGGGTTGGGGTGACACCAGCAAAATtatagagagcaatagtaatggcaTCTTTTCGTAGGCACAAACTCAGATGAATGTTTTCTTTTTGAAGGTTTTTGGATAAACGCCGAAAATAAGGTTTGTGGTAAACAAAGGCTTAGGATATCTTATACGGTTTGTTCTATGAGATAGTCTTTGTCAGCTAACGCCACATTTGTGAATGTTGTAATCAAAACACAAACTTAAAGGCTTCATAATTTCTAAAaagtcatgttaactgactgatattatctcatagatcAAAACGtataagcctgtgttaacctcagaccttattttcaccAATTATCCCAAAACTCCATTCTTTCCCAATTAATTTCCCCTATAGGAATGGCTGGACAAACCAGAGATAACGCACTTCtgttttttaggactacaagctggcgagctctaaTATTAAATAGGCTGTGGGGCTCTACAGGCTTCTGCATCCTAGAGGGGttgtggtgggttgggggtgtaTTTGTGAAACCCTTACCCATGAACCCTAGAACAAGCAAGGGCGAGGGGCAGGCTCTCCATTCTGTGGTCATGCAGGAGAGAAGAGTAACAGAGACAGTGACTGAGAGAAGAAGGGCTGGTACAGAGAGAGCGATTAAGTAGGGAAGAGAGACATCAACCCCTAGCCCTTACAAGGGAGTTGATAGTTGCAAAAGTTTGCAAGAAAAGAGTGATGAGACAGAggtaggagagaaggagagactgggAACACAATATAAACCCAGCATCTTAGATTGAAGCAAGAGACACATGCTGATTGATTGAGGGAAGCTCGCTATTTTAACAAACCAAAATAGCTCACacggtgtgtcagaaatattgtTGCCATTTTCACGCCGGAACGCAATACCTGGAGGTGACGTAAAAGGGATGGCTTGTGGCAAGGGCTTGACCACTCCATAGCTAATTTTAACATGCTCTATGGTATAAAATGTGGTGGCTTCAAGGCATGCACAGACTTTGACATTGTGTGTTGTCATTAATTCCAATTCAGTGGAAGGGCATGAATGTTCGTCCTAGTCCATTGTGATTTGTGGAGTATAGTTTTTTCAAAACCAACAGTGACCTAATAGGCCCTAATAGTAATAACAGAAATGTATCTAGTTTATTTGCTAAATGTTAGAAATGTATGCAGTCTACATTATAAGTAAGTAATTGGGTTCAATATGGAATTATCTTACACAGCACTTTCGTAAGCGGAAAAGGCCTTATATAGGCTACAGTAGGGTAAATTGCATTGCATCATGTGCGAGCCATGCATGGATATGTCAATTGTTCTATAAGCATGATTACATTTGCAGTTACATTGATATAGCATTACGAAAGAGAATATTTTATATAAGCTTGGTTTTAAATCAAATGAAATTAAACAAGCAGACTATTTGCTTCAATGCTTCTAGGTAGAATCGGGTCACATGGTGTCATAAATCGCATCTCTTGTTCCATGGGCATACAGGCAATTTAGGCTACACAATGTGCCACCACTGACAAAGTTATTACCATAAAACAACAAAGTTGCCAAATTTGTCGAAAAGAATTAGCCTACTGCTGGACCAAAACGATCAAAATTAACACTTGCGTTTGATAATACCAACCCCTTACGATTAGTCGAAAGTAGTGCCCTTTAGAATGCCAGTAGAGCACAGGGGTGGAGGCTCAATGTCACAGAGAGCATATGCCAGGTCAAAGAGAAAAATACAGAGGATCAGAGTGTTTTCAACTCCTAGAGATTATGcagatttgtctgtgtgtgtttggcggTGCATTCAATCCCATAGTCCTGGATATTGTGTCAATCAGGCAGTGAAACAGATAGTGTATTAGATGGGTGATCTATAGAAGAAGCGAGGAGATCAGAGGAGGAGCTATTCCAATACTTGGGTCAATCAGTGTAAGCCTCATTATTGCTCAGAAACAGCTGGTGCTTTCACAATAATTGTTTCCACTGTATTTCTACAACTCTTCACAAAATAATACAATATAACAGGCATATGTGCAATATCGTATCAGATATAAACCTCAATTTTATATTTTTCTCCCTCTGCAAGTCTGACATGAGCATGCAGTGTGTATGTGGTGACGTTTCCCAGTCTATAAAGAGGATTAAGTGATGCATGTTATGGCATTTCAAAGAAAATAAACTCACcggggagaaaaaaaagagaatccgCAATCCCACCGCCAGGCGCCAACACACCACACATTAGTCCTCAACATTTAGCCTGACTCACAGAGTTGTTAACAAGCGAACCCCCTGGCAATACATGCCAGAGGAGAAGGTTAGGAGAGATAACACCATATGGGAGAATGCACCCTGAATGGGTTTTCTGAACACATCTACCAGTAAAAACATGGAAGATCAATATGCTactatggctgtgtttacacaggccgCCCAATTCTGATTCTATTGGCAAaggagctgatctgattggtcaaaagaccaattagtggaaaaatatcAGTATTataggctgcctgtgtaaacgctgtCAGATCAATCTGAATCTCTGAAACTATATATTTGTTATTCATTTGGAATTATCTCCATCTTATGTCAATGTTAATGCATATTTAGAAGCTAGGTATTACTTAAAGAGCGTATCAATTTATCTATTTTAGTTTTCATTTTGACTATCTTAGTGACAGGCAGGtcggcagttagcctagtggttagagcgttgggccagtaacgaaaggttgctggatcaaatcccgagctgacaaggtaaaaatctgtcgttctgcccctgagcaaggcagttaacccactgttccctcgggcaccgaagacgtggatgttgattatggcagccccccgcacctctctgattcagaggggttgggttaaatgcagaagacacatttcagttgaatgcattcagatgtacaactgactaggtttcctTACTACAATAACCAATATGAAGCTGCTGTGAAGAGGACAGTttgcattggctaaaatgatATTGCACCCATCCACAGTAGTGGCAGGTGTTTTCAGTGCTGGTTAGTTGTGGCTACTCTGCATCACATGGTTTAGTGCTATACATTGGTGAGTGATCCTTAGCTCATAcagtgtgtacaaaacattaggaacacctgctctttacatgacagactgaccaggtgaaaactatgatatagacaattgagacatggattgggtgaatgggcaagacaaaagattgaagtgccatTGAgcaggatatggtagtaggtgtcagtcGCACCGGTTCGAGTGTGTCAAGAtctgcaacgttgctgggtttttcatactCAAAAGTTTCCAATGtgtaatggtccaccacccaaagcacatccagccaacttgacacaactgtgggaaccattggagtcaacatgggccagcatccctgtggaatgctttaaacaccttgtagagtccatgccccaacaaattgaggctgttctgagagcaaaaggcagtgcaattcaatattagaaaggtgttttgtacactcaataaGAATTGAATCCATTCTGATTGGGACTACTTAGTATTATGATGAAACGTAACTGAGGCAGAGAGGTAATGGGATTGGCTAACATTATTGGTAAAGATAAGGGAGTACTCACTCTGCATGGGGGAAAAGAAGACCTCTGACATGGGGGCATTCTTGGTCCATTTGTAATGAGGGATGGGTTTGCCCGAACTGGACTTACAGCTCAGTGTCACATTGCCATTCAGCACAGATGACCCAGTCATCGTGCACACTGGAGGCGAGGGAGGgactgagagcgagagagaacagatAGTTAGAAACAACAGAAGAGCTAAGAGAGAAACAAATGAAAGGATTTGGTCTACTACAATTTACCCCCTATTGACCTCCTGAAGTATTGTATTAATCCATTTCAATTGAACAGGGTACTGTATTTCTAAGAATGGTGGCCACACTGCACAAGGTAAAGGAAATTTGCcaacactctctctccatctgttgaAGCTGTGGGAAAATATTATAGAGACAGCCCAGTGCATATGTACAAACTGTACAGTTTACACTTTTGTGTTTCCATCTGAGGCCTGGCCCAAAAAACATTTTTGGAAAGTGCCAGAATCTAGGCGTCCGGTCCGGTTGGTACCTTTGACATTAAGGCGCATTTCTCCAGAGAGACCGGCGGCTCCAGGGATGATGACATTGCAGAGGTATCGTCCTGAGTCTGACTCCTGGGTGTTGTTGATGTAGATGGAGAGATTGGACGAGGGCATGGACAGGCTGAACCCAACACGCTTCCTGAACTCAGGACTACCTATCCCTGGCTCACCATTACTGTAGGAGATGacctgcacagacagacagacagacatgggaaATAGTTTACAATAGGGAATGCAATGGTAGATCGTGTTCCCTATTGCAATTCAGGAACCAAATGTACTGTCAGCAATTATTTTACACGAATGAGTACTCCATTCCATAGAAGCCTTCTAGTAGCGCCAGCATATTGTATCTAAACCCTACATATTGTTAGCCTTTTTCGAGCCAGCATTTGTGTTGCTTGTCGAGGAGAGAGACTAGCATTTTTGCAACACGAGAGAGTTTGTTGTAATGAAAACCAATGCAAGTAACTACAGAAATACTGGTTCTCTAGATATAAAATACTGATATTGAGCTGAAATACGATCTTCGGTGTCATCTATAGACAGTCTACACAGCCACACAGATTAACCTTATAACAGAAGTCAACGTCCTTCATGAAGATAATCCTGATATGTATGTGCAGATGGTGGAGTTAGAATTTCTAGACTGATTTTCTGTTAGAGATAAGCTCACAGGCCATGGCCAGTGAAACTACTGAGATTATCactgaagaaacacacacacacacacacacacacacacacacacacacacacacacacacacacacacacacacacacacacacacacacacacacacacacacacacacacacacacacacacacacacacacacacacacacacacacacacacacacacacacacacgttttctaAACATACAGGACATACATGCAACACAGCCACATTGTTAGTGCCATATTGTTACCACATATTTTGTCTGTATCTATAAAAGTAAAGAGCCATCAGGCTTGATGTTGAGAATAATCCTAATATAGTCTCACACAACTAcgtgtgtaggccgtcattgtaaacaataatttgttcttaactgacttgcctacttaaataatggttacatttttttttttttttttataaataagctAAACTCTAAAAGGTGGAGGTAAACTAACCTCATCCCCAGGCTCAAATGTCTGGCAcatagagcctggtaacactGTGCCACAAAGTGGGACTTGAAAGAGGTGTGGTTATTTAAATTGAGGCGGGAGTGGGAGCGAGCCTGCTACAGCTGTGATCTATCACACTGGCCATGTTATCTTTGGGAAGACCAATTGATTCTGAGTTTGGGCATATAAAGTTTATATGcgaaaactatttctaagatgcgTATTTTCAGATTTTCCCATTTCTAAGATGCGTACGCACTTTGAATTCCCCAATGTAGGGGGAAGGTTCTAAGGGTTATGCTAGATTGGGATGCACTGAGGTGCTGTGAAACCAGACGGCTCGACAGAGAGAGCCGGCTGGTGGACGAGATTAGAGGTAAACCAACCAATTTTGAACTATTAATCTTCTTTAtcatatattttttcattttgtGTGAAAACTCAATAAATATTTAAGCACAAAAAAAGATCTGACAGCTTTCAACTATGTAGTCTCCAATCAGTGCATTGTTCCATGTTGAGCTGTTCAGCTTTACATATTCTAGTGTGTGAAGAAGCTCCTTTTGTTGTCTGTAATGTGTATAAAAAAA comes from Salvelinus alpinus chromosome 21, SLU_Salpinus.1, whole genome shotgun sequence and encodes:
- the esamb gene encoding endothelial cell-selective adhesion molecule isoform X1 gives rise to the protein MIHLQLTVSGDWPAPCNSQRVEMPRREIEVVKGQMVVLQAWYSPTSDIGRNSVIWNFMANDSKQVISYSNGEPGIGSPEFRKRVGFSLSMPSSNLSIYINNTQESDSGRYLCNVIIPGAAGLSGEMRLNVKVPPSPPVCTMTGSSVLNGNVTLSCKSSSGKPIPHYKWTKNAPMSEVFFSPMQNERQGTLRLSNLTKSMSGKYVCRASNTAGSDTCSINLEVFTSSNSGAIAAATLGSIMGLVAIILFLIFMLRRRDHEEEEIANDIKEDAQAPKRVSWAKSGTGSDIISKNGTLSSIATSPHPGDPQQLKNFPYPTAPASDTGSVLNAYRLRPGELNPLQGLPGYISGTLPPRHTRPLCVANNIDATYPQGHSRPPSSNHISGTPPPGHTRLLSTSIIVDTPPHGFSQPHSFNHVGVTSPHGYSRPHSSNNIGAPSPQGHSRPPSSNNIGAPSPHRYSQPPSSNHSRPPSISSMPHYGHSRSSSSNGAPLHSPPGSHSPPGHKVTDPDKTEGAQPQVPRPLTSPISSATLARMGAVPVMVPAQSQAGSLV
- the esamb gene encoding endothelial cell-selective adhesion molecule isoform X2, translated to MAFQEMLSVPGWSSLSPDLNQLKKVISYSNGEPGIGSPEFRKRVGFSLSMPSSNLSIYINNTQESDSGRYLCNVIIPGAAGLSGEMRLNVKVPPSPPVCTMTGSSVLNGNVTLSCKSSSGKPIPHYKWTKNAPMSEVFFSPMQNERQGTLRLSNLTKSMSGKYVCRASNTAGSDTCSINLEVFTSSNSGAIAAATLGSIMGLVAIILFLIFMLRRRDHEEEEIANDIKEDAQAPKRVSWAKSGTGSDIISKNGTLSSIATSPHPGDPQQLKNFPYPTAPASDTGSVLNAYRLRPGELNPLQGLPGYISGTLPPRHTRPLCVANNIDATYPQGHSRPPSSNHISGTPPPGHTRLLSTSIIVDTPPHGFSQPHSFNHVGVTSPHGYSRPHSSNNIGAPSPQGHSRPPSSNNIGAPSPHRYSQPPSSNHSRPPSISSMPHYGHSRSSSSNGAPLHSPPGSHSPPGHKVTDPDKTEGAQPQVPRPLTSPISSATLARMGAVPVMVPAQSQAGSLV